The uncultured Bacteroides sp. genome has a segment encoding these proteins:
- a CDS encoding bifunctional nuclease domain-containing protein, which yields MDNKVELRVLNISNSQLQANAFALVLEEVDGPRQLPIIIGSTEAQAIALKLKGLTTPRPFTHDLFVTFAEFLQTKLKEVFIYKAKDGIFYSYLCFEKDGEQFKVDSRTSDAIALALRFECLIYTTEQILDNEGYIPEVEEEDEESESNDTLEALKESLSQAIKDEDYEQASALRDEIKRRELENQSF from the coding sequence GTGGATAATAAAGTAGAACTTCGGGTATTAAATATTTCTAACAGTCAGTTGCAAGCAAATGCTTTTGCTTTAGTTCTTGAAGAAGTGGATGGACCTCGTCAGTTGCCTATCATAATTGGTTCAACTGAGGCACAGGCCATTGCTCTTAAGTTGAAGGGACTCACTACTCCTCGTCCTTTTACTCATGATTTATTTGTAACTTTTGCGGAATTTCTTCAGACAAAACTTAAAGAGGTTTTTATTTATAAAGCTAAGGATGGAATCTTTTATTCCTATCTCTGTTTTGAAAAAGATGGTGAACAGTTTAAAGTAGATTCCAGAACGTCAGATGCTATTGCTTTAGCTTTACGTTTTGAATGTCTTATCTATACAACTGAACAAATTCTTGATAACGAAGGATATATTCCAGAAGTAGAAGAAGAGGACGAGGAATCAGAATCCAATGACACGCTCGAAGCTTTAAAAGAATCCCTTTCACAGGCTATTAAAGATGAAGATTATGAACAGGCCTCTGCACTACGTGATGAAATAAAGCGAAGAGAGCTGGAAAATCAATCGTTTTAA